The Methanococcoides methylutens MM1 genome has a window encoding:
- the feoB gene encoding ferrous iron transport protein B has product MVEINPDREVVTERSVSSKYDMTIAFVGNPSVGKSAFFSRLTGIGVVVANYPGTTVELTHGSINVDSKKIDVVDLPGIYSLGASTEDEKVSKRYLLREYPDVIINVVDATRLERNLYLTLQLLELDIPMVVALNQMDAAKEMGLELDIDKLSDFLGVPVIPTVATKGLGLDEVVLSALGEELSTENRRKVHYDNHILRAIGRLDEDFPEISYGIKVRALERDEEFVKLSCRPHDADLLLATSESITEEIEKAHEMQISDTIARDLYGEAGYIVDRVTTQVERKATLKDKIDSLLTSEYVGIAGLVSALLITFFIVFSLGGFLEEGIVSLFETYLIFPVEGMLADSSPIFRNVVIYSLLGIEAGFAIAIPYIAVFYVILSLFEDSGYLTRASFLLDNWTHKVGLHGRAIIPLVLGLGCNVPAIMSTRALNTLRERRIASILIALTPCSARTVIILGLVGTFVGYWAAISIYVLELVVIFGTGWVLGKGLPGEKTGLIMEMAPLRRPDRKATLQKTWLRVREFVYVAFPLLVAGSALLGLLDAVGVLDVFENAVEPVSVGLFGLPAFAATALIFGILRKEMALQILAVLAGTANFAQVLTPIQMYSFAVITTIYVPCVATIAILKHELGWKDTALISMFTICLALLAGFLINVAGMML; this is encoded by the coding sequence AATTAATCCAGATCGCGAAGTTGTTACCGAAAGGTCTGTTTCTTCTAAATATGATATGACGATTGCCTTTGTTGGCAATCCCAGTGTGGGAAAAAGTGCATTCTTCTCACGCCTTACCGGTATCGGTGTAGTGGTTGCGAATTACCCCGGTACAACAGTGGAACTGACACACGGTAGTATCAACGTTGATTCCAAGAAGATCGATGTCGTGGACCTGCCGGGAATATACTCTCTTGGTGCTTCCACTGAGGATGAGAAGGTCTCAAAAAGATATCTATTGAGGGAGTATCCTGACGTTATCATAAATGTCGTAGATGCCACCCGTCTTGAAAGGAACCTCTACCTTACGCTGCAGCTCCTTGAACTTGACATTCCCATGGTGGTGGCCCTGAATCAGATGGATGCTGCAAAAGAGATGGGCCTTGAACTTGATATTGATAAACTTTCAGATTTCCTGGGCGTGCCTGTGATCCCCACAGTTGCCACCAAAGGCCTGGGGCTTGATGAGGTTGTTCTTTCAGCCCTTGGTGAGGAGCTTTCAACTGAGAACAGACGTAAGGTACATTATGATAATCACATCCTTCGTGCCATAGGGAGACTGGATGAGGATTTTCCTGAGATCAGCTATGGGATCAAGGTCAGGGCTCTGGAGAGGGATGAAGAGTTCGTTAAACTGAGCTGCCGTCCCCATGATGCAGACCTTTTGCTTGCCACATCCGAATCCATTACCGAAGAGATCGAAAAGGCTCACGAGATGCAGATCTCAGATACCATTGCACGCGACCTGTACGGTGAAGCAGGATATATCGTTGACAGGGTGACTACCCAGGTCGAACGCAAGGCCACCCTCAAAGACAAGATCGATTCCCTTCTGACCTCTGAGTATGTAGGGATCGCAGGTCTTGTTTCTGCTCTTCTTATCACATTTTTCATTGTTTTTTCACTTGGAGGTTTCCTTGAAGAGGGTATTGTTTCCCTGTTTGAGACCTACCTCATTTTCCCTGTGGAGGGGATGCTTGCAGATTCATCTCCGATCTTCAGGAACGTGGTGATCTATTCCCTCCTGGGAATTGAGGCCGGTTTCGCGATTGCGATACCGTATATCGCGGTGTTCTATGTGATCCTCTCATTGTTTGAGGATTCAGGATACCTGACAAGGGCATCCTTCCTTCTGGACAACTGGACTCACAAAGTCGGTCTTCACGGAAGGGCAATAATCCCTCTGGTCCTTGGTCTGGGGTGCAATGTGCCTGCGATCATGTCTACCAGGGCACTTAACACCCTGCGTGAGAGAAGGATCGCGTCAATATTGATCGCACTTACTCCATGTTCTGCAAGGACTGTGATCATCCTGGGACTTGTGGGAACCTTTGTGGGTTACTGGGCTGCGATCTCCATCTATGTACTTGAACTTGTGGTCATCTTTGGAACAGGATGGGTCCTTGGAAAAGGGCTGCCTGGTGAGAAGACAGGTCTGATAATGGAGATGGCACCATTGCGCAGACCTGACCGTAAGGCTACCTTGCAGAAGACCTGGTTGCGTGTGCGTGAGTTTGTTTATGTGGCATTCCCGTTGCTTGTGGCAGGCAGTGCGCTGCTTGGACTGCTTGACGCAGTGGGTGTGCTGGATGTCTTTGAGAACGCTGTTGAGCCGGTGTCAGTGGGTCTGTTCGGCTTGCCTGCATTTGCAGCAACTGCCCTTATCTTTGGTATACTACGTAAGGAAATGGCATTGCAGATCCTGGCGGTGCTTGCCGGTACTGCGAACTTTGCCCAGGTGCTGACTCCGATACAGATGTACTCCTTTGCGGTCATCACAACAATATATGTTCCATGTGTTGCAACCATTGCAATACTAAAACATGAGCTTGGCTGGAAGGATACTGCACTGATATCCATGTTCACAATTTGTCTGGCGCTGCTGGCAGGTTTCCTGATCAATGTGGCAGGTATGATGCTCTGA
- a CDS encoding C15orf41 family protein, whose amino-acid sequence MDKNTYLRIYESVNDPGNIEDLAIKFNEPAGVIAAILNQKIVSKVKRKMHSLQSKSRNYLYLWNKGVSIVVLAKNNEVPATLMASVIIKELGYSKKYVLKHLDSLEDRRLAREITEAINEDHFFSPEAHKAQSVRGQMGEEIIEKWLLYKELEFSTEEDLRDMGMQKTPDFLLDKPIYVDDVEILWIESKAMFGDEREHAHYLKKQFQYYQRDYGTGMVIYWYGHIDGLTMEGNVIRDHNFYRGSTREINTEIEKLLNLSL is encoded by the coding sequence ATGGATAAAAATACCTATCTCCGGATATATGAAAGTGTGAACGACCCGGGGAACATCGAGGACCTGGCAATAAAGTTCAACGAACCCGCAGGAGTTATTGCTGCAATACTCAACCAGAAGATAGTCTCAAAGGTCAAGAGGAAGATGCACAGCCTCCAGAGCAAGAGCAGGAACTACCTCTACCTCTGGAACAAAGGCGTGAGCATCGTTGTACTGGCAAAGAACAACGAGGTTCCAGCCACACTCATGGCATCGGTCATCATCAAGGAGCTTGGATACTCCAAAAAGTATGTCCTGAAACATCTCGATTCGCTGGAAGACAGGCGCCTTGCAAGAGAGATCACAGAAGCCATAAATGAAGATCATTTCTTTTCACCAGAAGCTCACAAGGCACAATCCGTCAGGGGCCAGATGGGAGAGGAGATCATTGAGAAATGGCTTTTGTATAAGGAACTTGAGTTCAGCACCGAAGAGGACCTCAGGGATATGGGAATGCAGAAGACCCCGGATTTCCTGCTGGACAAGCCAATATACGTTGATGATGTTGAGATCCTGTGGATAGAGAGCAAGGCAATGTTCGGGGATGAAAGAGAACATGCACATTACCTGAAGAAACAGTTCCAGTACTACCAGAGGGACTATGGTACTGGAATGGTCATCTACTGGTACGGCCATATTGACGGGTTGACCATGGAAGGCAACGTAATAAGGGACCACAATTTCTACAGGGGTTCCACCCGTGAGATCAATACAGAAATTGAAAAACTTTTGAACCTGAGCCTTTAA
- a CDS encoding endonuclease III domain-containing protein: protein MQNELVSEIYETLLGKIGHLHWWPADTPFEVVVGTILTQQTKWTNVEKAIEALKMSDLMEPEKLADADVEQIEELVRCCGFYRQKARRLQDIAGFFATEGMDNIFSLPTDELRKIMLSLKGVGNETADSIVLYAADKPKFVIDAYTTRIMKCIGIEGNYMQLQSLFEAGLPSDVPLYKEYHALIVEYAKNYCGKKQCEDCTLVHRFREKEVNNG from the coding sequence ATGCAAAACGAACTTGTCAGTGAGATCTACGAGACACTTCTCGGAAAGATCGGACACCTGCATTGGTGGCCCGCTGACACCCCTTTTGAGGTAGTGGTCGGTACTATACTGACACAACAGACGAAGTGGACAAATGTTGAGAAGGCCATAGAAGCTCTCAAAATGTCCGATCTGATGGAGCCTGAAAAACTGGCAGATGCAGATGTGGAGCAAATAGAAGAGCTTGTCAGATGCTGTGGTTTCTACCGCCAAAAAGCAAGGCGCCTTCAGGATATTGCAGGATTCTTTGCCACAGAAGGGATGGACAACATCTTCAGTTTACCTACAGACGAACTTAGGAAAATTATGCTCTCCCTCAAAGGAGTGGGAAACGAAACTGCAGACAGTATTGTCCTATATGCAGCAGATAAGCCAAAGTTCGTGATCGATGCTTACACAACACGCATCATGAAATGCATCGGAATTGAAGGCAATTACATGCAACTTCAAAGTCTTTTCGAAGCAGGACTTCCTTCAGATGTGCCACTCTACAAGGAATACCATGCTTTGATAGTCGAGTATGCAAAGAATTACTGTGGAAAGAAACAATGCGAGGATTGTACCCTCGTACACAGGTTCAGGGAAAAAGAGGTGAATAATGGATAA
- a CDS encoding ribose-phosphate diphosphokinase, protein MKIIAGPASQLLASRVARELDMEPSLCEFNRFPDGEVYTRVIEDITDDVTIIQSTPTDSDLVSLLQLIDACEDAPTITVVIPYMGYARQDKIFKSGEAISARAIARTIKADRVITINIHEKSILEHFSADSFDLDASHLLGNYIRSLNLDNPLIISPDAGAIALAESASADVGIEYDYLEKTRLSGDTVTIKTKNIDVTGREIILIDDMIATGGTMAESIKLLRSQGAKDVYIACVHPVLTKNGVLRLYNAGVHEVIATDTLEKAQSHISVAPLIADFLKKL, encoded by the coding sequence TTGAAAATCATAGCAGGACCTGCATCACAGTTGCTCGCTTCACGTGTTGCAAGAGAACTAGATATGGAGCCATCCCTTTGCGAGTTCAACCGATTCCCCGATGGAGAGGTTTACACAAGAGTAATTGAAGACATAACCGATGATGTGACCATCATCCAGAGCACACCAACTGACTCTGACCTTGTCTCACTTTTACAGCTGATAGACGCATGTGAGGATGCACCCACCATCACCGTGGTCATACCTTACATGGGCTACGCAAGACAGGACAAGATCTTCAAATCCGGAGAGGCCATCAGTGCACGTGCCATTGCCCGCACTATCAAGGCGGACAGGGTAATCACCATCAATATTCACGAAAAGAGTATCCTTGAGCACTTCAGTGCAGATTCCTTCGATCTTGATGCATCCCACCTTCTGGGCAACTACATCAGGTCACTCAACCTTGATAACCCACTGATCATATCCCCTGACGCCGGAGCAATCGCGCTTGCAGAGAGTGCCTCTGCAGATGTTGGTATCGAGTACGATTATCTCGAGAAGACAAGGCTTTCCGGGGACACTGTCACTATCAAGACAAAGAACATCGATGTGACCGGCAGGGAGATCATACTCATTGATGACATGATCGCAACCGGCGGTACCATGGCAGAGTCCATCAAACTGTTACGCAGCCAGGGTGCAAAGGACGTTTATATAGCATGCGTCCACCCGGTACTTACCAAAAACGGTGTCCTGAGACTTTACAATGCAGGTGTCCATGAGGTCATTGCCACTGACACACTGGAGAAAGCACAGAGTCACATCAGTGTTGCACCTCTTATTGCAGATTTCCTGAAAAAGCTTTAA
- the moaC gene encoding cyclic pyranopterin monophosphate synthase MoaC produces MQEFSHIKDDRAYMVDISNKDIVSRRATASGSISLTGPTIESIRGGNVKKGNVLATARTAAILAVKRVPEMIPMCHQIPITSVDVEFEVGDTDVTASVEVRSVGKTGVEMEALTGVSVALLTIWDMVKSAEKDDTGNYPSTAIKDIHVVKKVKEQLTNQ; encoded by the coding sequence ATGCAGGAATTCAGTCACATAAAGGATGACCGTGCGTACATGGTCGATATCAGTAACAAGGATATTGTGAGCAGGCGTGCTACAGCTTCCGGAAGTATAAGCCTTACAGGACCGACCATCGAAAGTATCAGAGGCGGAAACGTCAAAAAGGGAAATGTCCTTGCAACTGCAAGGACCGCTGCCATATTAGCGGTCAAGAGGGTACCTGAGATGATACCCATGTGCCACCAGATACCGATAACTTCGGTGGATGTGGAGTTCGAAGTAGGGGATACTGACGTGACTGCCAGCGTCGAGGTCAGGTCTGTGGGAAAGACCGGGGTTGAGATGGAAGCCCTCACAGGAGTTTCCGTGGCACTGCTTACGATATGGGACATGGTAAAATCCGCTGAGAAGGATGACACCGGAAATTATCCTTCCACTGCTATCAAAGATATCCATGTTGTAAAGAAAGTTAAGGAACAACTGACAAACCAATGA
- a CDS encoding bifunctional ADP-dependent NAD(P)H-hydrate dehydratase/NAD(P)H-hydrate epimerase produces MKSITSSRMRAIDANCEYLGLKGLQLMENAGAAIAREVKERIGTGKAVFIAGRGNNGGDAFVAARHLSSDPDIKVYIAIVGQASRIRTDDAKHNFNLLGHCTIEGLIEVTDASHLKDTGWIDDSDVIIDALLGTGISGKIREPESTIIDMINGSGKPVIAVDVPSGFDPDGGDVDKAVKADITLTFHAMKNGLTTPLASKYTSEVKVVNIGVCSDAEKYVGSGDLKVLQRRRADSHKGQSGRILIIGGGPYSGAPALAAMAALRTGADIVTVAAPASVAGTIAAYSPDIIVRPLSSDVLCEEDIETITKLIGSHDVVVIGMGLGRDGRTKKAVSEIIPLCKKVVVDADGLYGIELPIPEGTEMIITPHSGEFRALGGESADDVKAFASSNHLIILLKGKEDTISNGERVAINVTGNPGMTVGGTGDVLAGVTGALFAIASPVEAACCAAFINGAAGDLAFEERGYGLLATDVIDRITDVMK; encoded by the coding sequence ATGAAGTCGATAACATCTTCGCGAATGCGGGCGATCGATGCGAACTGCGAATACCTGGGTCTCAAAGGACTGCAACTGATGGAGAACGCAGGAGCTGCCATTGCACGTGAAGTAAAGGAACGTATCGGAACCGGCAAAGCGGTCTTCATTGCAGGACGGGGAAACAACGGAGGAGATGCCTTCGTTGCTGCAAGACACCTCTCATCAGACCCGGATATAAAAGTATACATCGCAATTGTAGGTCAGGCATCCCGGATAAGGACCGATGATGCAAAACACAACTTCAACCTCCTTGGACATTGCACCATCGAAGGACTGATCGAGGTCACCGATGCATCGCACCTTAAGGATACAGGATGGATAGATGACTCCGACGTGATCATAGATGCCCTGCTTGGGACCGGGATCAGTGGAAAAATTAGGGAACCCGAGTCCACGATCATAGACATGATCAATGGTTCAGGCAAGCCTGTAATTGCTGTTGATGTGCCATCCGGGTTCGATCCCGACGGAGGGGATGTTGACAAAGCGGTGAAAGCGGACATAACCCTCACTTTTCACGCGATGAAAAACGGGCTTACCACCCCGCTTGCCAGCAAATATACGTCCGAAGTAAAGGTCGTGAACATCGGTGTGTGTTCAGATGCTGAAAAGTATGTTGGCTCCGGCGACCTTAAGGTGCTTCAAAGACGACGTGCGGACAGCCATAAGGGCCAGTCCGGAAGGATACTGATCATAGGCGGGGGACCATATTCGGGTGCACCGGCACTTGCAGCCATGGCAGCATTACGCACCGGTGCAGATATTGTCACAGTCGCTGCCCCTGCCAGTGTTGCAGGGACGATCGCAGCATATTCACCTGATATAATAGTAAGACCACTTTCATCAGATGTCCTTTGCGAAGAGGATATCGAGACGATCACCAAACTTATTGGATCACACGATGTTGTTGTGATCGGAATGGGACTCGGAAGAGATGGAAGAACTAAGAAAGCGGTGTCAGAGATCATACCCCTCTGTAAAAAGGTGGTCGTGGATGCCGACGGACTCTACGGCATAGAACTGCCTATCCCTGAAGGAACTGAGATGATAATCACACCACATTCAGGAGAGTTCAGAGCACTTGGAGGAGAAAGTGCCGATGATGTGAAAGCGTTTGCCAGCAGTAATCACCTGATCATACTCCTTAAGGGAAAAGAAGATACCATCAGCAATGGGGAAAGGGTTGCTATCAATGTCACAGGTAATCCCGGCATGACGGTTGGAGGTACCGGTGATGTACTTGCAGGGGTCACAGGAGCACTTTTTGCAATAGCCTCTCCAGTGGAGGCGGCATGTTGTGCAGCATTCATCAATGGTGCAGCAGGGGACCTTGCCTTTGAGGAAAGGGGTTATGGCCTTCTTGCAACCGATGTTATAGACAGGATCACAGATGTGATGAAATAA
- a CDS encoding DHH family phosphoesterase, translated as MILGSGSIGFAVAKELRELDKDLIIVDRDKQKVETLREEAYEAFEGDISDPEIFQHINLKELTGILVLSSDNEANKKALENISQLELDDVYCVARASDAISLQEMDGLGADLVVMPSRLVARSVARSLGRAESLRRGNKLSQWFKGISGKDLAIVVHDNPDPDAIASALALQKIADSFDVRSSILYHGEIGHQENKAFVNLLGIDLNRMEEHDISEFDDIAMVDCAVPAANNMLSPGTHLGIVLDHHPLGEAEIDADFVDIRPNVGASATILTKYLQELNIEIESELATALLYGIRTDTLDFRRNTDSADLSAAAFLYPLADHEILDQLERPSMSIETLDILGEAIINRQVIGSYLLTNVGVVRDRDTLPQAADYLLNLEGVSTSIVFGVSEDRIFLSGRSNDIRVNLGEVLKRAFGDEAAGGHSNAAGAQIPLGVFSDIKDRQTLLRLVNEAVVKKFLNAIGVDETVE; from the coding sequence ATGATACTTGGAAGTGGAAGTATCGGCTTTGCGGTTGCAAAAGAGCTTCGTGAGCTTGACAAGGACCTGATAATCGTTGACAGGGATAAACAAAAGGTAGAAACGCTGCGTGAAGAGGCATATGAGGCCTTTGAAGGCGATATCTCAGATCCAGAGATATTCCAGCACATAAACCTGAAGGAACTTACCGGCATACTTGTCCTGAGTTCTGATAATGAAGCTAATAAAAAAGCCCTTGAGAACATCTCACAGCTGGAGCTGGATGATGTTTATTGTGTTGCAAGGGCATCTGATGCCATAAGTCTGCAGGAGATGGACGGGCTTGGTGCGGATCTTGTTGTAATGCCTTCAAGATTGGTTGCAAGATCGGTGGCAAGGTCCCTCGGACGTGCCGAGTCCCTGCGTCGTGGGAACAAGCTTTCCCAGTGGTTCAAAGGAATTTCCGGCAAGGATCTTGCAATTGTTGTGCATGATAATCCGGATCCGGATGCAATTGCCAGTGCTCTTGCACTGCAGAAGATCGCGGATTCTTTTGATGTGAGGTCATCTATACTGTACCATGGCGAGATAGGCCATCAGGAGAACAAGGCATTCGTAAACCTTCTTGGAATTGACCTTAACAGAATGGAAGAGCACGACATCTCTGAATTCGATGACATCGCAATGGTTGACTGTGCTGTGCCAGCTGCCAATAATATGCTCTCTCCCGGTACACATCTGGGCATTGTCCTCGATCATCATCCTCTTGGAGAGGCTGAGATAGATGCTGATTTTGTAGATATCCGGCCGAACGTCGGAGCATCTGCCACAATACTTACCAAGTACCTCCAGGAGCTTAATATTGAGATTGAAAGCGAGTTGGCAACGGCGCTGCTCTATGGTATCAGGACAGACACCCTTGATTTCAGGAGAAACACTGACTCCGCAGATCTCTCAGCTGCAGCATTCCTTTATCCTCTGGCTGACCATGAGATCCTTGACCAGCTCGAGAGACCTTCCATGTCCATCGAGACACTTGACATCCTCGGTGAGGCCATCATCAACCGTCAGGTCATAGGCAGCTACCTGCTGACAAATGTCGGTGTGGTCCGTGACCGTGATACACTTCCTCAGGCAGCTGATTATCTGCTCAACCTTGAAGGTGTTTCAACATCCATCGTGTTCGGAGTTTCCGAGGACAGGATCTTCCTTTCAGGCAGAAGTAACGACATCAGGGTCAATCTCGGTGAAGTGCTCAAAAGAGCATTCGGAGATGAGGCAGCAGGTGGTCATTCCAATGCTGCAGGGGCCCAGATCCCGCTTGGTGTGTTCAGTGACATAAAGGACCGTCAGACGCTTCTCAGGCTTGTTAACGAAGCGGTTGTCAAGAAGTTCCTCAATGCAATAGGCGTCGATGAGACGGTCGAATAA
- a CDS encoding YkgJ family cysteine cluster protein, which translates to MTDHFSEYRQSLIRDLQEELEAAGSISIEDIASQIREVGFSCRMCGSCCKRFGGDNRVFLTSADLELLKSCPSCPEDAAVPMVPDEMDMHSSASILEHLHEFDIDQEGRLHTFGWMLKRNDCGDCFFIREDGSNRCGIYANRSMICRTYPFYIENGKLESSECEGLGDGISIEDSLVLARDLVDRYVTEIKDTMLIYENFEETGSSSDSEDVLRKNLEDGNLAFVVHDCTGMSIFSLKLYK; encoded by the coding sequence ATGACAGACCATTTTTCAGAATACCGGCAGTCCCTTATCAGGGACCTTCAGGAAGAACTTGAAGCTGCCGGTTCTATTTCTATTGAAGATATCGCCTCGCAGATACGTGAGGTCGGGTTTTCATGCAGGATGTGTGGGAGTTGTTGTAAAAGGTTCGGGGGAGATAATCGTGTTTTCCTGACATCTGCAGATCTGGAATTGCTGAAAAGCTGTCCTTCATGTCCGGAAGATGCTGCAGTGCCAATGGTTCCGGATGAAATGGATATGCATTCTTCAGCTTCTATCCTTGAACATCTTCATGAGTTCGATATCGATCAGGAAGGAAGGCTGCACACTTTTGGATGGATGCTCAAAAGGAATGATTGCGGCGATTGTTTCTTTATCAGGGAGGACGGCAGCAACCGCTGTGGTATCTATGCCAACAGGTCGATGATCTGCAGGACGTATCCTTTCTATATTGAGAATGGTAAATTGGAGAGCTCCGAATGCGAGGGGCTTGGGGATGGGATCTCTATTGAGGATTCGCTTGTTCTTGCAAGGGACCTTGTTGACAGGTATGTCACGGAGATAAAAGATACGATGCTTATCTATGAGAATTTCGAGGAAACGGGATCATCTTCTGATTCTGAGGATGTTCTAAGGAAAAATCTTGAAGATGGGAATCTTGCCTTTGTTGTGCATGATTGTACTGGAATGTCCATCTTTTCACTTAAATTATATAAGTGA
- a CDS encoding 3-isopropylmalate dehydratase large subunit, producing the protein MANSNDHPMTISEKIFSKASGKTVKAGEFVLANIDRAMTHDITGPLAIDGFYDIMRDKEEKKVWDPSKIVIVFDHQVPADSLNASANHIKLRQFAKEQDILNYDVYEGVCHQVMPEMGHVRPGDLIVGSDSHTCAYGSLGAFSTGVGSTDMAAVFASGKLWFKVPETIRFEANGKLPKNVYSKDLILHMIGDVGAEGARYMAAEYAGSTIEGLPISERMTISNMAIEMGGKAGIIEPDKTTEAYLQERIPDYKLDTYWKSDEDAEYAEFHDYDVSDLEPQVACPHNVDNVKPVTEVEGTKVDQVFVGSCTNGRFEDIKIVAEMMGDEPVAKGVRLLIIPASRTEYMKVLRAGYVEQFMDAGAIVESPCCGPCMGGSFGLLGDGEVGLATSNRNFKGREGSPESFVYLSSPATAAASALTGEITDPRKI; encoded by the coding sequence ATGGCCAATAGTAATGATCATCCAATGACGATCTCAGAGAAGATCTTCTCCAAAGCTTCAGGAAAAACGGTAAAAGCAGGAGAGTTTGTACTTGCGAACATCGATCGTGCAATGACCCACGATATCACCGGACCACTTGCAATAGACGGTTTCTACGATATCATGCGTGACAAGGAAGAGAAAAAGGTCTGGGACCCAAGCAAGATCGTGATCGTTTTTGATCATCAGGTCCCTGCAGATTCCCTCAATGCATCTGCAAACCACATCAAGCTCAGGCAATTCGCAAAGGAGCAGGACATACTGAACTATGACGTTTATGAAGGTGTCTGCCACCAGGTCATGCCTGAGATGGGACACGTTCGTCCAGGTGACCTTATTGTGGGCTCAGACTCCCACACATGTGCATATGGTTCCCTTGGTGCTTTCTCCACAGGTGTCGGATCAACTGACATGGCAGCGGTCTTCGCATCAGGAAAGCTATGGTTCAAGGTGCCTGAGACCATCAGGTTCGAGGCCAATGGCAAGCTTCCAAAGAATGTCTATTCAAAGGATCTTATCCTTCACATGATCGGTGATGTCGGGGCAGAGGGTGCCAGGTACATGGCAGCTGAGTATGCAGGTTCCACCATCGAGGGACTTCCGATCTCAGAACGTATGACAATTTCCAACATGGCTATCGAGATGGGTGGAAAGGCAGGTATCATTGAGCCTGACAAGACCACAGAGGCATACCTCCAGGAGCGTATTCCTGACTACAAGCTTGACACATACTGGAAATCCGATGAGGATGCAGAGTATGCAGAGTTCCATGACTATGATGTATCTGATCTTGAGCCACAGGTCGCATGTCCTCACAATGTCGACAACGTGAAGCCTGTAACCGAAGTTGAGGGAACAAAGGTAGATCAGGTCTTCGTCGGTTCCTGTACCAACGGACGTTTCGAGGATATCAAGATCGTTGCCGAGATGATGGGCGATGAACCGGTTGCAAAGGGTGTCCGCCTGCTTATCATTCCTGCATCAAGGACAGAATACATGAAGGTTCTGCGTGCAGGATATGTGGAGCAGTTCATGGATGCAGGTGCAATTGTGGAGTCACCATGCTGTGGTCCATGTATGGGTGGATCTTTCGGTCTGCTCGGTGATGGTGAGGTAGGTCTTGCTACATCCAACCGTAACTTTAAGGGACGTGAAGGCAGTCCGGAATCATTCGTATATCTCAGTTCACCTGCAACAGCTGCAGCATCTGCACTGACAGGTGAGATCACTGATCCAAGAAAGATCTGA
- a CDS encoding cyclic nucleotide-binding/CBS domain-containing protein: MELIAENMQVKDVMTRGVVTVPMESNAVEIAKAMADNSVSAIVAIEDNGETFGVISDVDILRKMKDKNWEIASVEDIMSDSVETINPSATVHDAAELMAAKKVHRLIVMSEETVGASYRPIGILSARDIIKQLFQK; the protein is encoded by the coding sequence ATGGAATTGATAGCAGAAAACATGCAGGTCAAAGACGTTATGACAAGGGGAGTAGTAACAGTACCAATGGAATCAAATGCTGTTGAAATAGCAAAGGCAATGGCTGACAACAGCGTTTCTGCCATAGTGGCCATAGAGGATAACGGAGAGACCTTTGGCGTTATATCTGATGTGGATATCCTGCGCAAGATGAAGGACAAAAACTGGGAAATAGCTTCCGTTGAAGACATTATGTCCGATTCAGTCGAAACGATCAATCCCTCAGCTACCGTTCATGATGCTGCAGAACTGATGGCGGCAAAAAAAGTGCACAGACTTATCGTTATGTCGGAAGAGACCGTGGGTGCTTCCTATAGACCTATAGGAATACTCAGTGCAAGGGATATAATAAAACAGCTGTTCCAGAAATAA
- the hisE gene encoding phosphoribosyl-ATP diphosphatase: MTDADMSVLNEVFDVIMDRKNNPVEGSYVCSLLDHRKGINKILEKVGEEATETILAVKDNDKEEIIYETSDLLFHLLVMLAATGVSLEDISEEMKKRRH; the protein is encoded by the coding sequence ATGACTGATGCAGATATGTCTGTCCTGAACGAAGTGTTCGATGTTATAATGGATCGCAAGAACAACCCTGTAGAGGGCTCATACGTTTGTTCTCTTCTTGACCACAGGAAAGGTATCAATAAGATACTTGAAAAGGTCGGAGAGGAAGCCACGGAGACCATTCTGGCTGTCAAGGACAATGATAAAGAAGAAATCATCTACGAGACCTCTGATCTTCTGTTCCACCTTCTTGTGATGCTGGCGGCAACAGGGGTAAGCCTTGAGGATATCTCAGAAGAAATGAAAAAAAGAAGGCATTAA